The DNA region ttaggaagaaatttaggaagattttcagaataccaccccaaaTACCGTCATTCATTCCCTCTTCACTTAccatttgaaattttgtgacatctttCGAGCttatctgaaaagcaaaaaagagagaaaatgtttTATTCATGCCCGCATTATTCATTACAAATATTTGACACAAATGATTTTTTCAGTGTTACACTATTAGTTTGTagctttctggacaatttttgGCTGTATCAGTCACAGAAGTTGAGCAACCACTAAAAAGATATTTGTTCTTAATGATGGCATTAAGTACTTGTGTAAATACTAAAAGGATCATTTTTGACAATGGCATTGGAAGATCTGCACATTTCTTTTGAACGTGTTATAAGTAAGCAGCATCAAACTTAACGACTAAACAATATGAGTGCACTGCTCcacaaacatgaaatgaaaaattcaaaatacaaacataatgtGGATCAACATGTTCTAAACTCTTATCAATGCTAAATTTTGTGGGCAGTTTGTATTCCACTGACAACTTCTTTGCTCTGAATGTAAAAGTGCAATATATTTTATGCATTGCAACTTAAAGGCATATCCATCCTCAATCAAATATAATTCATCTGAGCACTgccaaacattttcttttcaaaggtTTGATTGCTTTTCTTTAGTATTATTGAACTGAAGGTTGTGTGACTGACATGAGTGGGCAGAAACTGACAGCTGGTTTATGGGAGATGAAATTAAGGTCAGCAGATGAGGACCACTCCTTTCAATAATCTTCTCTTACCACAGTGGAAATCTTCTTCTTGCCATTTGTTGCTCTGAACAAACACTTGTGCTCCGACTGATCGGATACTGACGTCCTATCACCCTTGGCCGAACGTGGCTTGGGTTTGGTCTGGCCATAATctacagatgaaaaaaaaaatgcaagtgtacACTCTTACTGCCAAGTTGAGACTGAAATGTCAGCATTATCATCTGATAAGACTGACTGGACATTTTAGAGGAGTTTGTGGTTCGTGAAGATGAGTTGATTCTTATGATTGTGACATCTGTCATGACACTAGTCATAGTATCAAAAAATTTCCATCTCTTCTTTCAGGTCATACATGCTCTTTTAACAGATCTGTGCAGTTTGTCTAGAACTTGTCAGTCAATCTGCAACAGAAATCCTAACACTGTACTTTAACGCaccacagaaaaaagaaagaaagaaagaaagaaaaacgacTGGAGTGAAGGTCCTGTAAATATCATGTGGATGCCATGTATTGTTACTGTTCGGAAAATTTGTTTCAATTACCATTGCTGTACTTACAATATGTCCATTTGGATTTTTCATAGAGAATCTGGTCACAGTGTACTATATTTacaatttgctctttttttacTGCACTAGTGACATCTAAAGAAaaagttaataaaaaaaaagaggagttgCTCATATCATGCAAATTCCAGATGGTGAAAGCAGATGTTGAGTCCATAtattactagtatacatgtatattacacacAAGTTTGTAATACAAACAAGAACACAAGCACATATTtgaacaataatgattatgcaaGAATACAATCTATGCATGACATGTATTTGTAGAACTAGGAGTGGGTGCATAAGTCACAGTACATGTAGGTCCTATTTGGGatacaaaaacaacatttttaaTTGACTATGAAAGTTTGAACTGACATTGTTCATTGGCTATACTGACACTCTTTAATAATTTCCAGGTTATACCAATATTAcaacagagaaaaataaaaaccagtTGTGCTCACTTAAGAATTAAATTACGATGCCCTTGACTTTAAGAAATtagtacacatacacaaaagcCAAATGAATGATAACTATTGTTGTTTTAACAATTctgcaaaagaaaatataaaacaataatgTAAAAACATCATAACTCAGTTACATGTGTGTCTGGTCATATGATTTTATCATGAACTGTGAACATATCCTGAGTGCCTATCAAGTCACCTCCTACAATGTACTTCATCCAAATGAGCCTTATGAACTTCTTTTGACACATTAGTGTTTACCCATTCGCTCTGGAAAAAGTCCCTATTTCAGAGATAGTTTCTGTGAACAAGAATTAAATCTGTTTGGATGTAGATTTCACAACTGGTGACCAGAGTTTGACAACCCTTTCAGGGTTTACGTAATACACGTACAGTCTGTATGTGCAACACAGCACATAGATCTACATGTAGCAACCCAAACAGTGACATGGAAAAGCCAGACTGGGAAATGCACCAGGCCAGGTAGATATTTGCCCTCAGTCTCACTAACGTTACCATACTGTAAGCTGTAATTTTTGCACACAGATATTTTGAGAATGAGGAGGTCATCAGCACTTTTGTGAGATGTTGTTCTCCCGAATAGACACGGAAGCTGTCATAAGTGCACTATTACACCAGggcatggcgacattttcgcgtgttgttaaattcgccatcaaacagtgatttgcaaaatccacaaaaatcaAACCCTTGCGAAAATAATAGCTTGTACAGTATACCCTATTTACGACGTGAGTGCTATACATGATGTTAGTTTCTGAAGCCTCATTAAGCAGCCTTGTGCAGGGCTTTAGCTCAGTATATAAAGTCTGTATAAAGCAGATAGAATATCAATATAGCATAGGTGTTTAATCCAATCAGGTTTTGAATTCAACTGCAGGGACAGTTTCAGAGCCTCCTATAGTGACCCAGAAGTTAATCAAGCTACAGTTCATCACTCAAACATGTGACCGACAATGAATAAACCATGAAGCTAAAGTGAACAATGTTGATGTTACCGTGCGGACGTAGTATTGAAATTGTGTGCCATTTACTAGAGGGGATCTTGGTTACATTTGTACAATGAGAATGGAACCAGTCAAGACCTGTTCAGGCAAAATCTGAACAAGTGGTTTCGATAAACAGAAaagagatctttttttttttctttgagtgttttcaaaattgtttgCAGCTTCTAGACTCAACATTTTGATCACAGTATAAATGGGGTATTAGCAGCAGATCTTCAAGTTAGGAGACAGTAAGGTCTATTGACGTGAAGCAGAGTAATTGGGGTAAAAAGTTTTTCCCCAAGCTCAAGAAAACAGAACTACATGGAAATTACACCAAGGATAAAGGTACAGTAGGTATAGGTATCAGAAATTAAACATTTCACTTAGAACCAGTACTATcttctattcagtgtaagaaatCAGACGATTACTCTGTGTAGATTTGCTTTGTCATGGTTCTTCTGCTCCTTGGAAACCACCTTTAGAGAAAATAATTGATAGTTgttggttcctttttttttttttttgtacgtgtTAATGCTAAGAAAGACATTATGATGAGACACAAAGTTTACACTGCTATGTCTTCACTATCAAAGATGATGCCTCATAGGGAGTACACAAGTTGGGAAAATCTAGAGAAGTGTGGGAGAAGTGTAAatcaaaaaatgtttttaataaaataaaaatgtaaccTGATCTCTCTAAAGTGCAAAAGTGTGTCTTCTTTGCCTGAAAGGGGACCTCTGGGTTGAGAAGGCTTTTTTAATACCTGTTTttgctatttaaaaaaaaaaaacaacaaacaaacaaacaaacaaacaaaaacttaccAAAGGAATATAATATTTTAAAAATGGCTATAATGACTTAAGTGAaaaatttttaatttcatttatttaaattcaataaaatttgTGCAGCAGAAATACACTTACATTGCTTCATTGTAATGTAGACTGTTCCTGAAGTCCGTGTCTTCTGAAAGAGACGCGTCAGCTCAGCCAGGAACTGATtgaaataacataaaataagaaACATTGAAATACTATCAGAAATGAAGGAGTAAATTATAtcattcttcaaaacaacacTGGTTAATACTTGCAATCAGCAATAACTAACAGTTCAGGGGGGCACAAGTAACTGTTAATTCAGCCTATCTACTTTTCTCCTTGAGTCATCAGCCAACTGAAAGCACATTTACTGAATTCCTTGCATGAAAATACGATTTAGGGGAAAGAGCAGAGCACATGCTTTAGAGCATGTATGCCGACCTCAAATATGCTTTTTATTAAAAAGTATACTCCCAGTTCATTGACACTATCTACACGAAGATAACCAAATCATTTATAAATCTATAAAAAATTTGcgaatcactaccaaaatttaatcatctgttcattaagtcattatcaacttttacTGCAAGTTTTATTCAAATCAGTCAACAACTTTTGTTACTTATTTTGCtgatgatcacttaacctcctcATTCCTTGGCATAGGTAATGTCAAGTTGTGTATCACCAGTGAATCTTCTTGGTCATGTGGCAACAATTAATACATTGAACAATTGTATACTCCCACACAAACATTCTCACGTGAACTCTATAAATTACATTTTACAAGAACAGATTATATATCCCTATTTTAAATCATACTCTGTAGTACTACACACTCTTCTAAGCCTGAGGAAAATATTGCTTCAatgtttttttcaaaaaagaataaatgtcaCATTTGTTCCCCTTCAATTGCAATTGCAATTGCAAGGAATGACATACAAAGTCATTTATATACTTGGCCATGATGCTTTTTGAATCTCACAGGTTCTCACATGTAAGTAAACCAAGTCATatcttttcatatatttttggtgaaatgtgAGCTTTCTTAAATTCTGCTCAATGAAATCTTACAATTACACAACTTACTGGGAGCAATGTCTACTCCTAATGGTTTCTTAGGAAACTTTCTCCCAAAGAGATAAATACtctagggcaagtccaagatactGTAACGCgcgtgttacgtatgggacattcagagacttttatgacctgaaaaatagtgttaaggcctttgatca from Diadema setosum chromosome 1, eeDiaSeto1, whole genome shotgun sequence includes:
- the LOC140234290 gene encoding signal recognition particle 14 kDa protein-like; amino-acid sequence: MVLLDNDAFLAELTRLFQKTRTSGTVYITMKQYYGQTKPKPRSAKGDRTSVSDQSEHKCLFRATNGKKKISTVISSKDVTKFQMAYANVMKGNMDGLKKRDKRSAKSKSKTNKAT